A genomic region of Trifolium pratense cultivar HEN17-A07 linkage group LG3, ARS_RC_1.1, whole genome shotgun sequence contains the following coding sequences:
- the LOC123912698 gene encoding F-box protein SKIP23-like → MSEQMLAFAFLVLSIIITVFYFPISRGKQPPPPSPPPFMAADWTQLPKDLLQFISEKLNSEFYQLRFRSVCSSWRSSVPKNHHHHLNLPSKFPTPSNSNNIDDHSNSNSNNNNASTFPLSKRTLFLITPPPNQQTLQPWLIKIGPDSHDLIHLWHPLSRDKQFPLHSPHVIDFNHLSVIDLGREFVIGQFPSQSPLFINDNTSLYMEKLVVYDTCHSGNENDPCSVLLTIHVSGKLAIFRCGDEQWTIIPEMPTMFYDDVCVFNGRPIAVDGTGRTVAVEPDLSLDLVAEAEAVFGGDKKFLVESDGELLLVDKYLSCLGNYSLDDGETGNDIVAERAVKFDVFRLDEKEKKWVEVRNLGDRVLFLGEDCVFSSKCNGNGNCVIFMDRNCHSTEFGISVFHLDQRRISPLSDFPCYSKLFWPPPEWVGLRVDNNRALILD, encoded by the coding sequence ATGTCGGAGCAAATGTTAGCTTTTGCCTTCCTTGTTTTGTCAATCATCATCACCGTCTTCTACTTTCCAATTTCCAGAGGCAAACAACCGCCACCACCGTCACCACCACCATTCATGGCGGCAGACTGGACTCAACTCCCTAAAGATCTTCTACAATTCATATCCGAAAAACTCAACAGCGAATTCTATCAACTCCGATTTCGTTCCGTTTGTTCATCATGGCGTTCTTCCGTTCccaaaaatcatcatcaccatctCAATTTACCTTCCAAATTCCCAACCCCTTCCAATTCCAACAACATCGATGATCATTCCAATTCCaattccaacaacaacaacgctTCCACATTCCCTCTCTCCAAACGAACCTTATTCCTCATCACTCCACCCCCAAATCAACAAACCCTACAACCTTGGTTAATCAAAATTGGTCCAGATTCACATGACCTAATTCATCTCTGGCATCCTCTCTCACGTGACAAACAATTCCCTCTTCATTCCCCTCACGTGATCGATTTCAACCATCTCTCTGTCATCGATCTCGGTCGCGAATTCGTCATCGGTCAATTCCCTTCTCAATCTCCTCTCTTTATCAACGACAACACCTCACTCTACATGGAAAAACTCGTTGTTTATGACACGTGTCATAGCGGAAATGAAAATGATCCTTGTTCTGTTCTCCTCACTATTCATGTTTCCGGGAAACTTGCTATTTTCCGATGTGGTGATGAGCAGTGGACGATAATTCCTGAAATGCCGACGATGTTTTATGACGATGTCTGTGTTTTTAATGGGCGGCCTATTGCAGTTGATGGTACTGGTCGGACTGTTGCAGTGGAACCGGATTTAAGTTTGGATTTGGTGGCGGAGGCTGAGGCTGTGTTTGGGGGAGATAAGAAATTTTTAGTGGAGAGTGATGGTGAATTGTTACTGGTGGATAAATATTTATCTTGTCTTGGGAATTATAGTTTGGATGATGGAGAAACAGGTAATGATATTGTAGCAGAGAGAGCTGTGAAATTTGATGTGTTTAGGCTTGATGAGAAGGAGAAGAAGTGGGTGGaggtgagaaatttgggggatAGGGTTTTGTTTTTGGGGGAagattgtgttttttcttctaaatgTAATGGCAATGGGAATTGTGTGATATTTATGGATCGCAATTGTCATTCAACTGAGTTTGGGATTAGTGTTTTTCACTTGGATCAACGTCGGATCTCACCTTTGTCTGATTTCCCTTGTTATTCCAAGTTGTTTTGGCCACCT